One part of the Phoenix dactylifera cultivar Barhee BC4 chromosome 4, palm_55x_up_171113_PBpolish2nd_filt_p, whole genome shotgun sequence genome encodes these proteins:
- the LOC103697118 gene encoding uncharacterized protein LOC103697118 translates to MVLQRSSEAMLCKAFLATLRGMDRLWFSGLKPRTVSSFEQLGRQFAANFAASRRQRRTSNSLLNIKQKEGESLKDYIDRFTAATWEVRELDQLIAMSALKTGARSCRFLFFLEKNFSTDFMEMLARARKYAKAEEAMASR, encoded by the coding sequence ATGGTGCTGCAGagatcctcggaggccatgctctGCAAGGCTTTTCTTGCAACTCTTCGAGGAATGGATCGACTTTGGTTCTCTGGTCTAAAGCCGAGAACCGTGTCATCCTTCGAGCAATTAGGTAGGCAGTTTGCTGCCAATTTTGCCGCCAGCCGACGCCAGCGACGAACATCGAATTCTCTTCTCAACATCAAGCAAAAAGAAGGAGAGTCCCTCAAGGACTACATCGACCGTTTCACTGCCGCAACCTGGGAGGTCCGTGAGCTTGATCAGTTGATCGCCATGTCTGCGCTGAAAACAGGAGCTCGGTCCTGcaggttcctcttcttcctcgagaagaatttctccaCCGACTTTATGGAGATGCtagcccgagctcggaagtatgcaAAGGCCGAGGAGGCCATGGCTTCTCGATGA